From the genome of Leptotrichia sp. HSP-342:
CTTTCATCAATCATCACCTCCACAAAAACTCTACTCCTCAACATCGACTTTTATTACTTCTCTCATAAACATCAAATATACAAACAAAACTAAAAAAACAACACTAAAAATTGTTCTCAAAAGTGAAAGTTTTGGAAAAACAAAATTATTTATTATTAATTGAAGTATTACCATCATTATCGGTAAACTAACATCTATCCTTACAGAAACCTTCGCATCTTTCCCCGCTACCTTAATTTTCTTCACAACCTTTTTAAGTCCAGTCCTAAATATTGTAACTTCATGCTCTCCTTTTGGAACCTGAACTTCCAAATATTTTTTTCTAAATTCTATCGGATTTCCACCATCTATTTTTACTCTGTAACCAGTTGTTCCGTTTTTATCAGCATTTTTTTCTTTTATATTTAGGTTGTTTATTATTAATTTTGGCATTTATTTACCCTTTCTTTTAAATTTATCGCATAATCAACTGCAAGCCATGTTTGAACTTCATTTTCTAAATTTACATTTTCTAGAAAAGAAACTCCAAAACTAAAAATTTGATTCCTTGTTTTTTCAAAAATTACAATTTCAATTCCATTTTCCAAATACTCAATATCAAAATCATTATTATTCCCATCAGATTCTGCCATAGACAATCCAGAAGTTGTCCCTATCGTCAATTTCTCATTATTAATTTCAAAAGAAATTGCTTCCAGTCTCTCTCCACTTTCAACGTAACTTTTACATTCAAAATCTGTTTCTAAAATACATTTTAAAAAATGTTTGTTTATTTTATCTACTTTTTCCTTTTTAAATTCATACTTCAATGAATATGTTTCAGTTTTCAAAAAAGATTTAGAATTTTGAATTTTAGAAAAATTAAACTCAACTTCTTTTTTATCCAAAAACATTCGTATATTTCCAAAAGGTGTTTTTAACATTATTTTCTCATTTCATCTAATTTTTAACCTCAATTAACCCATATTTATCTATTTTTAGTCTTCCAAAATTTCTTTTGCAAAACTTCCTTCTTTTTCAGTTCCCAATAAAATTTCCTCAACAGTTGCCGCAATATCAGCAAAAGTTTTTCTTGTTCCAATATTTACATTCTTTTTAACATTTTTACCACAAATCATTATAGGTATATATTCTCTCGTATGATCTGTTCCTTTGAATGTAGGGTCATTTCCATGATCAGCTGTGATAATCAGAATTTCATCATCTTTCAAATTTTTTTGGATTTCAGGAAGCCAGTTATCAAATTCGATTAGAGCCTTTACATACCCTTCAACATTTCTTCTATGTCCGTAAACAGCATCAAAATCAACTAAATTAGTGAAAATCAATCCTTTTGTATCTTCCTTCAATGCAGCTATTGTTTTTTTTATTCCATCCAGATTGTCCTGATTAGCTTTTCTGTTATCTGTAATTCCTTTTCCATTGAACAAATCGCTCGTTTTTCCAATCCCAACTACATCAAGTCCAGCTTTTTCCAATCTTTCAAGCATGCTTTCTTTTGGAGGATCAATAGAGAAGTCGTGTCTGTTTGCAGTTCTTTTAAATTCTCCTACTTTTTTACCAACATAAGGTCTTGCAATTACCCTTGCCACAGGTGATTTCTCATTACAAATTTCAAGTGCAATTTCACACGCTTTGTAAAGCTCTTCCAATGGTATAATTTCTTCATTTGCAGCAATCTGGAATACAGGATCTGCTGAACCGTAAACTATCCAGTTACCTGTTTTTATCTGCTCCTCTCCATATTGATCAATTGCGACAGTTCCTGAAAGTGGTCTGTTTAACATAACTTTTCTTCCTGTTTTTTCTTCAAATTCCTTTATAACTTCATCTGAAAATCCATTTTGGTAGTTTGGAAATGGACGTTCTAGCGGTACACCAGCAATTTCCCAGTGTCCAGTTGTAGAATCTTTTCCATGTGATACTTCAATCGCTCTTCCATAAGCCCCTTCAGCTTTCTCCACAGCTGGAGTCCCTTCAATCTCAGTAATATTTCCAAGCCCCAATTTCCCCATATTAGGCAAACTCATTCCTCCATAAGCTTTCGCCATATTTCTTAAAGTATTTGACCCGCAGTCGTCGAATAAATTTGCATCAGGCAATTCTCCTGCTCCGACACTGTCTAGTACAATTAATGTAATTCTTTCTATTTTTTTCATTTTTTATCTTCCTTTCTTTTTTATTTACTAATTATTATACCTTTTATGTTTTTTAAAGGCAAATAAGTTGCCTGTTTTTTGTCTTTCATTCATCAGAGCCGTAAACAATCATTAATAAATATTCTTTGTACCGTATTATTCCTGCTGAAAAAACATTGTATGCATAAAATTCACTTAAAATAGCTTCATATTTCTTTATCGCTACATAAAAATTTACAGGCTCACCAAACCAATGTGTTATTTGATTGAAAAAACATCTTACATTCCAGTATTGTTCCTTTTTATCTGCTTTATTTTCTAAGTTTTCAATTATTTCCTCAACAGTAAATTCTGTTTGCAATTTAATAAATTTAGAAATTCTATCATAACCAGCTTTTGTTTCATTTTGTTTTATCAATTTTTCATATTTTCTATTTTTTTTGAAAACAATATTCAATTTTTCCAATTTTTTTCTAATATTATCATCTTTTTTCTCAGATGAACTACTTTCATAATATTGCAATAATTTTTTCTTTATTATTTCATTCAAATCATTATTTTTATCATTATCAATAAAAAATGTATCAATATATATTGCCGTATATTCAGGACAAACCTTCATTCCATTATTCCAACATATTGAAACACCTTCAATAAACCCTTCAATGTAATCCCTATTCTTCATTGTGATAATTCCTTTTCAAAATTATGATTTTTTATAAACATTTGTCAAATCATCAAAAACAACTTTCTCATAAATCTCAGCGTCAGTTATAAACATATATCCATCAAAAAGTACTTCATCGTAAGCCCTCACACTAAATTGACTAATAGAATATGGCATTATTTCATCAATTGTTAAATTTTGGAAGAAAAAGTTTTCTGTAATAATTCCATTTCTAGCATTATCGTATTTAGTTAAGCTATTTCCCAATTTTTGAATAACCTTCTCCAATGGAACAGACAATTTATTCTCTTTTAAACGGCTGTTTGCCATACCTAAATATTTTTTTACAATGCTATTCTTTATTTTGACATCCCGTTCTTCTACATTATCAAGAATAAGAGACATCTGTTTTTCCAGTTCCTTGTTATAAATTTCAGCTTCTTCCATTGATACGTACACTTTTTTCCCAAGCCAGTCAACTTCAAAATCCTCAATATCGCCATTATCATTTATATTAAACGCTATCTTCATTTTCCCTCATTTCTATTTTTACCTAAAATGAATCCCAGAAAATATCATCTCCATTTTCCTCAATATATTTATAAATTTTATCTTCATTTTCAATCAAATCCTCAACTATTTCAGCCACTTTCCGAATTTTTTCCCAGTTTTCCTTAGTATTTCCAAAGTAGCGTCCGACATATCCCCCAGCTTCAGGATCAGAATCATAATCTTCATAAAGTTCTGGATAATTATTCTCCAAATAACTTTCAATTAAAGCCGCCCATCCATGGCCATTTAAATAGGCTTCTTCATTAATTTCAGATACTTTTTCAAAAATTTCATCAAATTTTTTATCATTATTCATTAGGCAAAAGGCTACTTGATCGTTAATATCATTCTTTATTTCCTGTATTTCTTCTTCTGAAAGTTCCATTCCACTTTTTTTCAAACTTTCAATATATTCCTCAAACCCTTTTTCATCTTGCTCATCAATTGCTACATATTTCATAAATTTCTCCTTCTTTTCTTCATTTTATTTTTAACCAATCTCCAACACCTCTATGTATGATAAATAATCAGATAACTTTATTCATTCCTGTAAATCATTATTTTTATAATTTTAATTATCATATTTTTTATAATTTTTAGGCATAACATTATTTTGAAAATAATAAAAATTAAATTTTACACTATTAAAATTTGTATTTTCATAATTAATTATTACTTTTTTATCTGTTTCAAAAAAATGACCCATAACGTAA
Proteins encoded in this window:
- a CDS encoding phosphopentomutase; this translates as MKKIERITLIVLDSVGAGELPDANLFDDCGSNTLRNMAKAYGGMSLPNMGKLGLGNITEIEGTPAVEKAEGAYGRAIEVSHGKDSTTGHWEIAGVPLERPFPNYQNGFSDEVIKEFEEKTGRKVMLNRPLSGTVAIDQYGEEQIKTGNWIVYGSADPVFQIAANEEIIPLEELYKACEIALEICNEKSPVARVIARPYVGKKVGEFKRTANRHDFSIDPPKESMLERLEKAGLDVVGIGKTSDLFNGKGITDNRKANQDNLDGIKKTIAALKEDTKGLIFTNLVDFDAVYGHRRNVEGYVKALIEFDNWLPEIQKNLKDDEILIITADHGNDPTFKGTDHTREYIPIMICGKNVKKNVNIGTRKTFADIAATVEEILLGTEKEGSFAKEILED
- a CDS encoding immunity 51 family protein, whose protein sequence is MKYVAIDEQDEKGFEEYIESLKKSGMELSEEEIQEIKNDINDQVAFCLMNNDKKFDEIFEKVSEINEEAYLNGHGWAALIESYLENNYPELYEDYDSDPEAGGYVGRYFGNTKENWEKIRKVAEIVEDLIENEDKIYKYIEENGDDIFWDSF